The following coding sequences lie in one Kamptonema formosum PCC 6407 genomic window:
- the aspS gene encoding aspartate--tRNA ligase codes for MRTHYCGQLLSDRIGETVTLCGWVDRRRDHGGVIFLDLRDRTGLVQIVSDPQRTPTSYEAADHLRSEYVVRITGKVTRRPEDSLNPKLATGEVEVYAHEIELLNAVRKQLPFQVSTAETESVREDLRLKYRYLDLRRDRMSRNLQLRHQVVKAIRRHLEDAENFIEVETPILTRSTPEGARDYLVPSRVNPGEWYALPQSPQLFKQLLMVSGFDRYYQIARCFRDEDLRADRQPEFTQLDMEMSFMSLEEILELNEGLTCHIFKTVKGIDLHLPFPRLTYAEAMGRYGSDKPDTRFGLELVDVSDLMKDSGFKVFSGAVASGGIVKVLPIPGGNDAISNVRIKPGGDLFKEANEAGAKGLAYIRVRDNGEIDTIGAIKDNLKEEQKQELLTRTGAEPGHLLLFGAGDAPTVNKTLDRLRLAVGQELGLIDKDKMNLLWVTDFPMFEWNADEKRLEALHHPFTAPHPDDINDLKTARAQAYDLVLNGTEVGGGSRRIYQREIQEKVFEAIGLSTEEAYNKFGFLLDAFEYGTPPHGGIAYGLDRLVMLLAGEESIRDVIAFPKTQQAGCLLTNAPSGVDDKQLKELHVQSTAKPKV; via the coding sequence ATGCGAACCCACTATTGCGGCCAACTCCTAAGCGATCGTATTGGAGAGACTGTTACCCTGTGCGGATGGGTAGACCGTCGGCGCGATCACGGTGGCGTTATTTTTCTGGATTTGCGCGATCGCACCGGACTTGTGCAAATTGTCAGCGATCCCCAACGCACGCCAACTTCCTACGAAGCGGCTGACCATTTACGCAGCGAATATGTGGTTAGAATTACGGGGAAAGTGACGCGACGGCCTGAAGATTCCCTCAATCCTAAGTTAGCGACGGGAGAGGTGGAAGTTTATGCACACGAGATTGAGTTATTGAATGCTGTTCGCAAACAGTTACCGTTTCAGGTTTCGACGGCGGAAACTGAAAGCGTGCGCGAAGACTTGCGGTTGAAGTATCGATATTTGGATTTGCGGCGCGATCGCATGAGTCGTAATTTGCAACTCCGCCACCAAGTAGTTAAAGCAATCCGCCGTCACCTCGAAGATGCGGAAAATTTCATCGAAGTAGAAACGCCAATTTTAACTCGTTCTACTCCCGAAGGTGCGAGAGATTATCTAGTTCCCAGCCGCGTCAATCCGGGGGAATGGTACGCTTTGCCACAGTCGCCGCAGTTGTTTAAACAATTATTGATGGTTTCTGGTTTTGACAGATATTATCAGATTGCCAGATGTTTTCGCGATGAAGATTTGCGGGCCGACAGACAGCCAGAATTTACTCAATTAGACATGGAAATGAGCTTCATGTCTCTGGAAGAAATCCTCGAATTAAATGAAGGTTTAACCTGTCACATATTCAAAACTGTTAAAGGGATTGATTTACACCTTCCTTTCCCCCGTTTAACCTATGCTGAAGCGATGGGACGCTACGGCAGCGATAAACCAGATACTCGCTTTGGATTAGAATTAGTCGATGTTTCCGACTTAATGAAAGATTCCGGGTTTAAGGTATTTTCGGGTGCTGTAGCCTCTGGCGGGATTGTGAAAGTATTGCCAATTCCCGGCGGGAATGATGCCATCTCAAATGTACGAATTAAACCAGGCGGTGACTTATTCAAAGAAGCCAACGAAGCAGGCGCAAAGGGTTTAGCTTATATTCGCGTCCGGGATAACGGCGAAATCGATACGATTGGCGCAATTAAAGATAACCTGAAAGAGGAACAAAAGCAAGAATTACTCACTCGCACGGGTGCAGAACCTGGTCATTTACTATTATTTGGTGCTGGTGATGCGCCAACTGTCAATAAGACTTTAGATCGGTTGCGTTTAGCCGTTGGTCAAGAGCTAGGATTGATTGATAAGGATAAAATGAATCTGTTGTGGGTGACAGATTTTCCAATGTTTGAATGGAATGCTGATGAGAAGCGTTTAGAGGCATTACATCACCCGTTTACTGCACCGCATCCTGATGATATTAACGATCTGAAGACGGCGCGAGCCCAAGCTTACGATTTAGTCTTAAATGGCACTGAAGTCGGCGGCGGTTCTCGTAGAATTTATCAGCGGGAAATTCAGGAAAAAGTGTTTGAGGCGATTGGATTATCGACAGAGGAAGCTTACAATAAGTTTGGCTTTTTGTTAGATGCCTTTGAGTACGGTACGCCGCCTCACGGGGGAATTGCTTACGGTTTGGATCGATTGGTGATGCTATTAGCTGGTGAGGAGTCGATCCGCGATGTAATTGCCTTTCCGAAGACGCAGCAGGCGGGGTGTTTGTTAACGAATGCGCCGTCTGGGGTGGATGATAAACAGTTGAAAGAGTTGCACGTTCAATCAACTGCTAAGCCGAAGGTTTAG
- a CDS encoding PhoX family protein → MSQITRRQLLIFFGSSAAASVLAPQLSQKLLGDSAVAQAQVPLTFTPVRLPHPLPIYQKRSSFIPTGIEKGTIAPASADTKLVNYTVMDDVIVPPEYERYVIVRWGDRVFPDRADYFGYNCDYTAFIPNRGSDSDGYLWVNHEYVSYPMSKVAPAETTEDLTAFPTTDRTVLGLDLSVKNRATLGEFMYNLGGSILRIVKTSDRFQVVPSDSKNRRIHGLSGLAINSQRSDQYKNVTSWGNRQGDNNFLYGTGPAATQVFEQVNSDGLGNRIIGTAYNCSGGTTPWGTILSGEENFQGSELFFVGVQENIKPNGSQTSYINGTTGSEFGLTGEKYGWMVEVDPAEPNFRPRKHTWLGRFRHENIAIRAEAGGRLVAYMGDDRRGGHTWKFVSNGTIGDINDKSNSGLFENGTLYVARYNRDFTGEWIPLTLNARTNPIAPSILAEAEIASLGQAQRNAPFRLPKRKGIAGQTDDGGSFVVDTTNEAKVLSDYRNKTLADFYTSQGAVLVDAFLAANLIGGTPTARPEDLEINPLTKEVFIAYTDGAPGSDGYPDSRIFVVAKYNRNVNSVQQSGGLYKIIENSADGTGTTFRWQRFAQGGEAGAKDGAGFASVDNILFDRQGNVWGVTDMSTGTHNGFDVGAAGKPNSIDHSKSGNIAEFTGIFGNNWLFMIPTTGANAGEVIPFAYGPNRCEMTGPTLVGNTLILAVQHPGEDCPIDDGTVLQRSIEMLDLNGSLFTQTRVVLRGSSWPSNIEKDARLVPRPSVVGIRRVDSNSRFI, encoded by the coding sequence ATGTCACAAATTACTCGCAGGCAATTACTAATTTTCTTTGGAAGCAGTGCTGCCGCAAGCGTACTAGCGCCCCAACTAAGTCAAAAATTATTGGGCGACTCCGCCGTAGCTCAGGCTCAAGTTCCCCTGACCTTTACTCCAGTACGCCTACCCCACCCGCTCCCCATTTACCAAAAACGGTCGAGCTTCATACCAACAGGAATCGAGAAGGGCACGATCGCACCTGCCTCAGCAGATACCAAGCTGGTAAATTACACCGTTATGGATGACGTGATCGTACCGCCAGAGTACGAACGTTATGTAATAGTGCGTTGGGGCGATCGCGTCTTCCCCGATCGAGCCGACTACTTCGGCTACAACTGCGATTACACCGCCTTCATCCCCAATCGCGGCAGCGACAGCGACGGCTACCTCTGGGTCAATCACGAATACGTCTCCTACCCCATGTCCAAGGTAGCGCCAGCCGAGACAACGGAAGACCTCACAGCCTTCCCAACCACAGATCGCACCGTACTCGGTCTAGATTTATCTGTGAAAAATCGCGCCACCCTGGGCGAGTTCATGTACAACTTAGGCGGCTCCATCCTCCGAATTGTCAAAACCAGCGATCGCTTCCAAGTAGTCCCCAGTGACTCCAAAAACCGCCGCATTCACGGTCTTTCTGGCTTAGCCATCAACAGCCAGCGTTCTGACCAATATAAAAACGTCACATCTTGGGGCAACAGACAAGGCGACAATAACTTCTTATACGGCACTGGCCCCGCCGCTACCCAAGTTTTCGAGCAAGTCAACTCAGACGGCCTCGGCAACCGCATCATCGGCACCGCTTACAATTGCTCAGGCGGCACCACTCCTTGGGGAACCATTCTCTCTGGCGAAGAAAACTTTCAAGGTAGCGAACTATTTTTCGTCGGAGTTCAGGAAAACATCAAACCGAATGGCAGCCAGACAAGCTACATTAACGGCACGACAGGTTCAGAGTTCGGCTTAACCGGCGAAAAGTACGGCTGGATGGTCGAAGTCGATCCCGCTGAACCCAACTTCCGCCCCCGCAAACACACCTGGTTAGGGCGCTTCCGCCACGAAAACATTGCCATTCGCGCAGAAGCAGGGGGGCGGCTAGTCGCTTACATGGGAGACGATCGCCGAGGTGGCCACACCTGGAAATTTGTCAGCAATGGGACAATTGGAGATATCAACGACAAAAGTAACAGCGGCTTGTTTGAAAACGGGACGCTGTATGTAGCTCGTTACAACCGCGACTTTACAGGCGAATGGATTCCCTTAACCTTAAATGCTCGTACCAATCCGATCGCACCCTCAATTCTCGCTGAAGCTGAGATCGCAAGTCTCGGTCAAGCTCAAAGAAATGCTCCCTTCCGCTTACCAAAGCGCAAAGGAATTGCCGGTCAAACTGACGACGGCGGTTCCTTCGTGGTGGATACTACCAATGAAGCCAAAGTGCTGTCAGATTATCGCAATAAGACCCTCGCAGATTTCTACACCAGTCAAGGTGCAGTTTTAGTCGATGCCTTTTTAGCAGCCAATCTCATTGGTGGAACTCCCACAGCGCGGCCAGAGGATTTAGAAATTAACCCGCTGACTAAGGAAGTTTTCATTGCCTATACTGACGGCGCACCCGGAAGTGACGGCTATCCTGACTCCCGCATTTTTGTTGTCGCCAAGTACAACCGCAATGTCAACAGCGTCCAGCAGTCGGGAGGGCTTTACAAGATTATTGAAAACAGCGCTGATGGTACTGGTACAACTTTCCGCTGGCAACGGTTTGCCCAAGGTGGAGAAGCGGGGGCGAAAGATGGCGCTGGTTTCGCCAGTGTAGACAACATCCTTTTCGATCGCCAAGGAAACGTTTGGGGGGTCACGGATATGTCTACTGGTACTCACAACGGTTTTGATGTCGGTGCCGCTGGCAAGCCAAACTCCATCGATCACAGCAAGTCGGGGAATATAGCTGAGTTTACGGGAATTTTCGGCAACAACTGGCTGTTTATGATTCCCACTACAGGCGCGAATGCCGGAGAGGTGATTCCCTTTGCTTACGGGCCAAACCGCTGCGAGATGACTGGGCCAACTTTAGTTGGGAATACGCTGATCCTTGCAGTGCAGCATCCGGGAGAAGATTGCCCAATTGATGACGGAACTGTGTTGCAGCGATCGATCGAGATGCTGGATTTGAATGGGAGTTTGTTTACTCAGACGCGGGTAGTGTTGCGTGGTAGCAGTTGGCCGAGCAATATTGAGAAAGATGCTCGCCTTGTACCTCGGCCTTCTGTGGTTGGTATTCGTCGTGTTGATTCTAATAGCAGGTTTATCTAG
- a CDS encoding AAA family ATPase, which produces MKHLDNLTIHRFRGLRDLTLQDLGQINLLVGANNSGKTSVLEAISTYCRPLDPLEWLNTSWRREIKYSRKPQLDALKWLFPQNREVDQADLYEGETYVSGNGDFPVRESRAIYQEFEGFYELNDKENNTESEIESDGIESDNILRGAELELNVTTSFDPGEELSVTFEIWENQRFINRKNRSTAVLPIDTVTPFSHRIEQLQISLLSEAVFLGIKPEVIKLLQLMDSEITDLVILSPTGKRPSLYIDHKRIGISPLSIFGDGVRRLLFIALTLIKVRDGVLLIDEIETAIHTEALRSSFSWIVQWCKQMNVQLFATTHSLETIDAILDASNLETDLVLYRLEKEELQTKAVRIERERLQRLREDLGQEVRV; this is translated from the coding sequence ATGAAACATCTCGATAATTTGACTATCCATCGGTTCCGAGGCCTGCGAGATTTGACCTTGCAGGACTTGGGACAGATTAACTTATTGGTTGGCGCGAACAACTCAGGTAAAACCAGTGTTTTGGAAGCAATATCAACTTATTGCCGTCCCTTAGATCCTCTGGAATGGCTGAATACATCATGGCGGCGTGAGATTAAATATTCTCGCAAACCTCAGTTGGATGCTTTGAAGTGGTTGTTTCCTCAAAATAGAGAAGTAGATCAAGCTGATTTGTACGAGGGGGAAACGTATGTTTCTGGGAATGGCGATTTTCCTGTCAGAGAATCTAGGGCAATTTACCAAGAATTTGAAGGATTTTACGAGTTAAATGACAAGGAAAATAACACTGAATCTGAAATAGAAAGTGACGGAATAGAAAGTGACAATATTCTCCGGGGTGCTGAGTTAGAACTAAATGTTACAACAAGTTTTGATCCAGGTGAAGAATTATCCGTAACTTTTGAAATCTGGGAAAATCAGCGTTTTATTAATAGGAAGAATCGCTCAACAGCCGTACTACCAATTGATACAGTAACACCATTCTCTCACCGCATAGAACAGTTACAAATTAGCTTGCTATCAGAAGCTGTTTTTCTGGGAATTAAACCGGAAGTAATAAAATTACTTCAATTAATGGATTCAGAAATTACTGATTTAGTAATTTTATCCCCAACTGGTAAACGTCCTAGTCTATATATCGACCATAAACGAATAGGTATTTCACCTCTAAGTATTTTTGGTGACGGGGTGCGGCGTTTGCTGTTCATCGCTTTAACACTGATAAAAGTCAGAGATGGAGTTTTACTGATTGATGAAATAGAAACAGCAATTCATACTGAAGCACTTCGCAGTTCCTTTTCGTGGATTGTACAATGGTGCAAACAGATGAACGTGCAGTTATTTGCAACTACCCACAGTTTAGAAACAATTGATGCAATCTTGGATGCTAGCAATTTGGAGACGGACTTAGTTCTTTATCGTTTAGAGAAGGAAGAGTTACAAACTAAAGCAGTTAGAATTGAACGGGAGAGACTGCAAAGATTGCGGGAGGATTTGGGTCAGGAGGTTCGCGTGTGA
- a CDS encoding DUF3226 domain-containing protein: protein MKYVIIGVEGPHDQAFTGKVLKLLGFKDFREDLKGLKSSLDPFWRKFIPIYPKQGNLYKRLDMPSILFNDTISVAIYAGEGSNLVTTLDDILFNNPEYQTDLGAFGIVADCDKSNPIQIVTKYSNCLQKYFPNFPNQAGEVDINIPRTGIYVLPDNASQGVLDTLLCSCGETAYPVYMERARSYLDKFSEEEMKSLKWKNFDCNKALLATVVSVLKPGKTNTASIADNNWVSEETQQQVPALAIFIEFLKQLLELS from the coding sequence GTGAAGTATGTCATTATTGGAGTAGAAGGGCCACACGATCAGGCATTTACAGGTAAGGTTCTCAAGCTTTTAGGTTTTAAAGATTTTCGGGAAGATTTGAAAGGATTAAAGTCAAGTTTAGATCCTTTCTGGCGCAAATTTATTCCTATTTATCCCAAACAAGGAAATTTGTACAAACGTCTTGATATGCCTTCTATTTTGTTTAATGATACTATCTCAGTAGCAATTTATGCAGGTGAGGGAAGCAACCTTGTGACTACTTTAGATGATATTTTATTCAATAATCCTGAATATCAAACAGACTTGGGTGCATTTGGTATAGTTGCCGATTGTGACAAGTCAAATCCCATTCAAATTGTAACAAAATATAGTAATTGCTTACAAAAATACTTTCCTAATTTTCCCAACCAAGCCGGTGAGGTAGACATCAATATTCCGAGAACAGGAATTTATGTGTTGCCAGATAATGCTTCACAAGGCGTACTTGATACTTTGCTTTGCAGTTGTGGAGAGACAGCTTACCCCGTTTACATGGAGAGAGCTCGTTCGTATCTAGATAAATTTTCTGAAGAAGAGATGAAATCTTTAAAATGGAAAAATTTTGATTGCAACAAAGCTTTACTCGCTACTGTTGTCAGCGTTCTCAAACCGGGGAAGACTAATACGGCAAGTATTGCTGATAATAATTGGGTGAGTGAGGAGACGCAGCAGCAAGTTCCGGCGTTGGCAATTTTTATTGAGTTTTTGAAGCAACTTTTGGAATTGAGTTAA
- a CDS encoding PEP-CTERM sorting domain-containing protein has translation MKTIDLTKVTLAAAAALTAMLSITTSANAATFGTTGISFDQDTTVNFTFLKSQGAAISSLGVYNANQVLLKSLFTKANTADAGYQGNSYGTNSWLGTATNLVGSATASFTFLANQVYSLGLTSTLWGSSIPTVFSTSSHNGGSQQVVFNSTGGSEGVNYDSAGSQTSASPFGAPVAISFEDTLWGDGDYNDFTVSAQAVPEPITMVGMALGAGGMAIARRRRNRKIA, from the coding sequence ATGAAAACTATAGATTTGACTAAAGTAACACTAGCAGCCGCCGCAGCCCTAACTGCGATGCTGAGTATAACAACATCAGCCAACGCTGCCACTTTTGGAACTACAGGCATTAGTTTTGACCAGGATACCACTGTTAACTTTACATTCCTTAAGTCTCAGGGAGCAGCCATATCTTCCTTGGGAGTTTATAACGCCAATCAAGTCCTGCTAAAAAGCCTGTTTACAAAAGCAAATACCGCAGATGCAGGATATCAAGGCAATAGTTATGGTACGAATAGCTGGTTAGGAACTGCCACTAACTTAGTTGGTTCTGCTACCGCAAGCTTCACATTTCTTGCTAACCAAGTCTATAGCTTAGGACTCACCAGTACTTTGTGGGGCAGTAGCATACCGACTGTATTCTCTACAAGCAGTCACAATGGCGGTAGCCAGCAAGTGGTGTTTAATTCTACTGGTGGTTCCGAGGGAGTAAATTACGATAGTGCGGGTAGCCAAACCTCAGCAAGTCCCTTTGGTGCTCCTGTGGCAATTTCCTTCGAGGATACCCTGTGGGGTGACGGCGACTACAACGACTTCACAGTTTCGGCCCAAGCAGTACCCGAACCAATTACTATGGTTGGTATGGCACTTGGCGCTGGTGGAATGGCGATCGCTCGTCGTCGTCGCAATCGCAAAATAGCCTAA